Proteins co-encoded in one Luteolibacter rhizosphaerae genomic window:
- a CDS encoding head-tail adaptor protein, protein MNPGLLRHPIRIERPVTTVDELGQPVPGWERVGVCFARRMKERAGAETVISDRPVEQRRAVFRVRSQPFLRWYREGDRLVELGRGGMPEVVWGIEGWAEVEGSGGMYLDVESSNF, encoded by the coding sequence ATGAATCCAGGACTTTTGAGGCATCCGATCCGGATCGAGCGGCCGGTGACGACGGTGGACGAGCTCGGGCAGCCGGTGCCGGGTTGGGAGCGCGTGGGCGTGTGCTTCGCGCGGCGGATGAAGGAGCGGGCCGGGGCGGAGACGGTGATCAGTGATCGACCGGTGGAGCAACGGCGGGCGGTGTTCCGGGTGCGGAGTCAGCCGTTCTTGCGGTGGTATCGCGAGGGGGACCGGCTGGTGGAGTTGGGGCGGGGAGGGATGCCGGAGGTGGTTTGGGGGATTGAAGGGTGGGCGGAGGTGGAGGGGAGCGGGGGGATGTATTTAGATGTAGAATCCTCTAACTTTTAG